CAGGAACTAATTTTGCCGGAATGAACGTAGTCTCCACAGCCATCGGTTCCCCGTCTGCGAAGCGGATACGTTGGATCAGGAAAAGCTCCTCCTCTTCCTGAAGACCCAGCTTCTCTGCCATCTCTGGCTGAGCTGGAACCACATCGAAATGGAGCAAGCGACTGCTCGGGACGAGGCCGCGTGCTTTCATATCCTCCGTGAAACTCGTCATTCCTTGTAACGTTTGTTCAATCTTTTGCTCGGCCACAAACGTGCCGCGACCTTTTTCCCGATACAGGATTCCGTCGTTCACCATATTCGTAATCGACTGGCGAACCGTCATGCGACTCACATCATAGGTTTCAGAGAGCTCTCGCTCAGACGGAATCATTTCCCCCGGTAGAAACGCACCCTTTTGAATTTGTTGTTTAATATGTTCTTCAATCTGGTAGTACATCGGCAGGGGGGATCGTT
The nucleotide sequence above comes from Pontibacillus chungwhensis. Encoded proteins:
- the phnF gene encoding phosphonate metabolism transcriptional regulator PhnF; this translates as MLDKRSPLPMYYQIEEHIKQQIQKGAFLPGEMIPSERELSETYDVSRMTVRQSITNMVNDGILYREKGRGTFVAEQKIEQTLQGMTSFTEDMKARGLVPSSRLLHFDVVPAQPEMAEKLGLQEEEELFLIQRIRFADGEPMAVETTFIPAKLVPGLSKDIVQGSLYEYMEAKHGYKIGRATQVIEATIVDQQEAELLQVPLSSPVLVIERNSFLTDGTPFEVVKSAYRADRYKFSSDIIRK